Part of the Clostridia bacterium genome, GGTTATGTCCAAAAACTGCTGTAAAATCTAATAAGGCCTGGCTCACGCAGTTGAGTTCAACCGCGCAGTGGCCAGGGAATTAGCGAAAAGGTTTACTGAGAAAATGAAAGAATTCGTGGCCGAGGCGCTACGCCGGGGAGCGTACGAAGAGCATTTTGGCCCCCAACCGCTGACCGACGAAATAGTGGAAATCCTCGGGGACTGCTTGGACGATCCGGAGCAGAGCCCAGTCAAGATACTGCGGGAGTATGCCCAAATATCGCAAAGACAGCTTGCCATGGCAGCAGGCGTGTCGCAGACCGCTGTGGCCCGGATAGAGGCGGGTGAATTGGGCCTTGGTGACCTGGATACTTTCCTCGGTGGTCGGTTTGATTCTCTGGGCAACAGCGTCGTGGTCGGGGAGAAACTTCTCCGTTTTCTCGTCGATGCGCTTGCTTCGGAGTGCCAGGATAAGAAGGTGAAGGAGAAGCTGGCCCTCTACATCCATAGTGCGCAGGAGGTATTCCGGGAAGGATTCTCCGAACGGGCCAGGGCCAAAGTTACGGAGGCTATGGCGAGGCTGCGAAGGCTCGGCAAAGGTAACGAGGAGATGGCTGCGGAAGAGCCAAATAATTCATAACCAGCGACGGGCTCCGCGGCCCACACCGAGTATACGGGGAGGGTAATCTCGTGGCACCGGTTG contains:
- a CDS encoding helix-turn-helix transcriptional regulator; protein product: MARELAKRFTEKMKEFVAEALRRGAYEEHFGPQPLTDEIVEILGDCLDDPEQSPVKILREYAQISQRQLAMAAGVSQTAVARIEAGELGLGDLDTFLGGRFDSLGNSVVVGEKLLRFLVDALASECQDKKVKEKLALYIHSAQEVFREGFSERARAKVTEAMARLRRLGKGNEEMAAEEPNNS